A stretch of the Hypomesus transpacificus isolate Combined female chromosome 12, fHypTra1, whole genome shotgun sequence genome encodes the following:
- the pibf1 gene encoding progesterone-induced-blocking factor 1: MPPKKQKKPTINISSSLDLESEDLSLETTVPTEDISSSDERDGTQKVTRQLIERKELLHNLQLCKIELSQKTLIIDNLKVDHLTKIEELEERLNDALHQKQVLALRLDSQLKLTQDDGRKQAALRKQEMEGILFRQKQLEETNRQLCEKAGDLRRSLRDLELSQERYLDLRDVPEDKLSIPEYVAVRFHEVVTPLRAQLTELHMKRNSLTDDLDTHRTQMKALMESYEEERRMRSELEIRSQRLTLELADTKQLIQDGDYRRDNYSTVKRERDAFEAEVKELRKRLETLELTHAAQTRERNELSKEVATLQQSVTLLQKDKDYLHRQNMELNVRCAHEEDRLERLQVQLEDTKKAREEAYERYLTSRDHYKTEYEDRLRDELENIRMKTGQEIDNLQRTSKEMYERENRNLRETRDNAVMEKDRAVSAERDAQARYDQLLEQFRQVQLGVDSRVAELLNQVKLKSFESERAHMVQEETGRSLGQCQMECEKHQKKLEVLTKEFYGLQTSSEKRITELQAQNSEYQARLETYEKLEKELDDVTMQAAEIENEDEAERVLFSYGYGANVPTTAKRRLRQSVHLARRVLQLEKQNTLLRRDLDRRSTQTGEISDQLEAANQLLQQTQQPYSYLIETVRQRDTHILTLKERITQLEEDVRSLKKERTTLQQVKNNMAADLEKLLNHREELSAMKQVLISMQSHTVGTGDGPAKGPGGAAHRNKRLGRTPEEEAPTGLRTKPSTSTSKERPEWSRKVKLVPR; this comes from the exons ATGCCTCCCAAAAAGCAGAAGAAGCCAACAATTAACATCTCCAGTTCCTTGGATCTGGAGTCTGAGGATCTCAGTCTCGAGACCACTGTTCCAACCGAGGACATCTCTTCATCTGACGAACGGGACGGCACGCAGAAAGTCACCCGTCAACTGATCGAGAGAAAGGAGCTCCTACACAATCTTCAGTTGTGTAAGATAGAGTTGTCCCAGAAAACCCTCATCATCGACAATCTGAAAGTGGACCACTTGACAAAA atcgaggagctggaggagaggctgaatGACGCTCTGCATCAGAAGCAGGTACTGGCCCTGCGCCTGGACAGCCAGTTGAAGCTGACCCAGGATGACGGCAG GAAGCAGGCAGCCCTGCGCAAGCAGGAGATGGAAGGGATCCTGTTTCGTCagaagcagctggaggagacGAACCGGCAGCTGTGTGAGAAGGCAGGGGACCTGAGGCGGAGCCTGAGAGACCTGGAGCTCAGCCAGGAGAGGTACCTGGATCTCCGAGACGTCCCCGAGGACAAGCTCTCCATCCCAGAATATGTCGCG GTGCGTTTCCACGAGGTGGTGACCCCTCTCCGAGCCCAACTGACTGAGCTCCACATGAAGAGGAACAGTCTGACTGatgacctggacacacacaggacacagatgAAGGCTCTGATGGAG agctACGAGGAGGAGCGCAGGATGCGCTCGGAGCTTGAGATCCGTAGTCAGAGGCTGACCCTGGAGCTGGCTGACACCAAACAGCTGATCCAAGATGGAGACTACCGTCGAGATAACTACAGCACTGTCAAACG agagagggatgcaTTTGAGGCGGAGGTGAAGGAGCTGAGGAAGAGGCTGGAGACCCTGGAGCTGACCCACGCAGCCCAGACCAGGGAGAGGAACGAGCTCAGCAaggag GTGGCGACATTGCAACAGTCTGTGACGTTGCTCCAGAAGGACAAGGACTACCTGCACAGGCAGAACATGGAGCTGAACGTGCGCTGCGCCCACGAAGAAGACCGCCTGGAGCGGCTGCAGGTCCAGCTGGAGGACACCAAGAAGGCCCGGGAGGAGGCCTACGAGAGGTACCTGACCTCCAG AGACCACTACAAGACGGAGTACGAGGACAGACTGAGGGACGAGCTGGAGAACATCCGCATGAAGACCGGCCAGGAGATAGACAACCTGCAGAGGACCTCCAAGGAGATGTACGAGAGAGAAAACAg GAACCTGCGAGAGACGCGGGACAACGCCGTGATGGAGAAGGACCGGGCGGTGAGCGCCGAGAGAGACGCCCAGGCCAGATATGACCAGCTGCTGGAACA GTTCCGCCAGGTGCAGTTGGGAGTGGACAGCCGAGTGGCCGAACTTCTCAACCAGGTCAAACTGAAGTCCTTCGAGTCGGAGCGCGCTCACATggtgcaggaggagacaggCCGGTCCCTGGGCCAGTGCCAGATGGAGTGTGAGAAACACCAGAAGAAGCTGGAG GTTCTGACCAAGGAGTTCTACGGGCTGCAGACTTCCTCAGAGAAGAGGATCACGGAACTCCAGGCCCAGAACTCTGAATACCAGGCACGCCTGGAGACCTACGAGAAGCTGGAAAAGGAGTTGGACGACGTCACCATGCAGGCTGCTGAAA TTGAGAACGAAGACGAGGCCGAGAGGGTTCTGTTTTCCTACGGTTACGGGGCGAATGTGCCCACGACTGCTAAAAGACGACTGAGGCAGAG CGTTCACCTGGCTCGTCGTGTGCTCCAGCTGGAGAAGCAGAACACCCTGCTGAGAAGAGACCTGGACAGACGCAGTACCCAGACAGGAGAGATCTCTGACCAG TTGGAAGCGGCTAACCAGCTCCTGCAGCAGACCCAGCAGCCGTACAGCTACCTGATAGAAACCGTCCGTCAGAGAGACACCCACATCCTGACGCTGAAGGAACGCATCactcagctggaggaggatgtcag gtcacTGAAGAAGGAGAGGACCACCCTGCAGCAGGTGAAAAACAACATGGCCGCTGACCTGGAGAAACTGCTCAACCACAGAGAG GAGCTCTCAGCGATGAAGCAGGTTCTGATCAGCATGCAGTCCCACACCGTGGGTACCGGGGACGGGCCGGCGAAAGGGCCGGGCGGAGCCGCGCACCGAAACAAACGCCTCGGCCGAACGCCGGAGGAGGAGGCCCCGACAGGCCTCAGAACCAAACCCTCCACGTCC ACAAGTAAGGAGCGCCCTGAGTGGTCCAGAAAAGTGAAACTTGTGCCCAGATAG
- the dis3 gene encoding exosome complex exonuclease RRP44, whose product MLKSKTFVRKTKSGGVMKIVREHYLRDDIWCGSEICTVCKQESTELQKDPCIESNLCSFPHYLLPDTNVVLHQIDVLEDPLIRNVIVLQTVLQEVRHRSAPVYKRLKDIIHKKEKHFYTFTNEHHRETFIEREPGESANDRNDRAIRVAAQWYGGHLGKAPEGAGLKVVLLTNDRGNKEKAEESGLLTYRCEEYIKSLIANPELVDRLALTNDDKNEISSSKVLFPEHLPLSRIQAGIKNGTYIQGTFRASRDNYLEATVFVQGDEGKSTEVLLQGLQNLNRAVYQDVVAVELLPREQWVAPSSVVLQDEGPKDEDAPEEEEEKALRSTTAQMETRKPTGRVVGIIKRNWRPFCGMLNVSQIKESTRHLFTPADRRIPRIRIETRQAATLAGQRIMVSIDGWPKHSRYPNGHFVRSLGNAGDKGTETEVVLLEHDVPHQDFSQSVLSFLPQMPWAITPEDRQVREDLRELSVCSVDPPGCTDIDDALHCRDLPNGNLEIGVHIADVSHFIRPGNAMDKEAANRGTTVYLCGRRIDMVPELLSSNLCSLRSNVERLAFSCIWEINDKAEILKTRFTKSVINSKASLTYAEAQMRIDDAHMNDDITKSLRGLNRLAKILKRQRIEKGALTLSSPEVRFHIDSETHDPIDLQAKELKETNSMVEEFMLLANISVAQKIYEEFPECALLRKHPAPPPSSYDILHRAAKSKELEIHTDTAKALADSLDAAQVAGFPYFNTLLRILATRCMMQAVYFCSGLDGDFHHYGLASPIYTHFTSPIRRYSDIIVHRLLAVAIGADSTYPDLMDKHKQSGLCNNLNYRHKMAQYAQRASVAFHTQLFFRNRGILNEEGFILFVRKNAIIILIPKFGLEGTVFFENKDKPGPKLSFQEEGPTLKVEDHTFNMFDKVKVTISLDSSNIQHQKIRMSLIEPMIPGVSVPAPEVEPDAKKAKLDR is encoded by the exons ATGTTAAAGTCTAAAACATTCGTTAGAAAGACCAAGTCGGGTGGGGTGATGAAGATAGTGCGAGAACACTACTTAAGAGATGATATTTGGTGTGGAAGTGAGATCTGTACGGTGTGTAAGCAAGAATCAactgagctgcagaaagacccGTGCATCGAAAGCAACTTGTGTTCGTTCCCACATTATTTGCTTCCAGACACAAATGTTGTACTACATCAG ATCGATGTCCTGGAGGACCCATTAATCAGGAACGTGATCGTTCTCCAGACTGTATTACAGGAGGTACGACACCGAAGCGCGCCCGTCTACAAGAGGCTGAAAGACATCATTCACAAGAAGGAGAAACATTTCTATACGTTTACCAACGAACATCACAG GGAGACCTTTATAGAGCGAGAGCCAGGCGAGAGTGCCAACGACCGTAATGACAGAGCGATCCGCGTGGCAGCCCAGTGGTATGGCGGGCACCTGGGGAAGGCGCCAGAGGGGGCGGGTCTGAAGGTGGTCCTCCTGACCAATGACAGAGGGAATAAGGAGAAGGCGGAGGAGAGTGGCCTGCTAACCTACAGAT gtgaggaGTACATTAAGAGCCTGATAGCTAACCCAGAGCTTGTGGACCGCCTCGCCCTGACCAACGACGACAAG AATGAGATCAGCAGCAGTAAGGTGTTGTTCCCAGAGCACCTGCCCCTGTCCAGGATCCAGGCAGGCATCAAGAATGGCACCTATATCCAGGGGACCTTCAGAGCCAGCAGGGACAACTACCTGGAGGCTACTGTCTTTGTACAGGGGGATGAAGGAAAGAGCACAGAG GTTCTCCTCCAAGGCCTGCAGAACCTGAACCGGGCCGTCTACCAGGATGTGGTTGCTGTGGAACTGTTGCCGCGGGAACAGTGGGTGGCGCCGTCCTCGGTGGTCCTGCAGGACGAGGGGCCGAAGGATGAAGATGctcctgaggaggaggaggagaaggcg CTGAGGAGCACCACGGCCCAGATGGAAACCAGGAAGCCCACAGGACGGGTGGTGGGCATCATCAAGAGGAACTGGAGACCCTTCTGTGGCATGCTCAACGTGTCCCAGATCAAAGAG TCGACGCGCCACCTCTTCACCCCAGCCGACAGGCGCATCCCCAGGATCCGCATTGAGACGCGCCAGGCGGCCACGCTGGCAGGGCAAAGGATCATGGTCTCCATCGACGGCTGGCCCAAACACTCCCGATACCCCAAC GGTCATTTTGTACGTAGCCTGGGCAACGCAGGAGACAAGGGCACGGAGACGGAGGTGGTCCTGCTGGAGCATGACGTCCCTCACCAGGACTTCTCCCAGTCCGTGCTCAGCTTCCTGCCCCAGATGCCCTGGGCCATCACGCCGGAG GACAGGCAGGTGCGTGAGGACCTGAGAGAGCTGAGTGTCTGCAGTGTGGACCCTCCCGGCTGCACCGACATAGACGACGCCCTGCACTGCAGAGACCTGCCCAACGGCAACCTGGAG ATAGGCGTTCACATCGCAGACGTCAGCCACTTCATTCGCCCCGGCAACGCTATGGATAAGGAGGCAGCCAACAGAGGAACCACGGTCTATCTGTGTGGCCGG AGAATCGACATGGTCCCTGAGCTCCTCAGCTCCAACCTGTGCTCCCTGCGCTCCAACGTGGAGAG GCTGGCTTTCTCCTGTATCTGGGAGATTAACGACAAGGCTGAGATTCTGAAGACACGATTCACCAAGAGTGTCATAAACTCTAAG GCGTCCCTCACGTACGCGGAGGCCCAGATGAGGATTGACGACGCCCACATGAATGATGACATCACCAAGAGCTTGCGAGGTCTGAACCGGTTGGCCAAGATCCTGAAGAGACAGAGGATAGAGAAAGG AGCACTGACCCTATCCTCTCCAGAAGTTCGCTTCCATATCGACAGCGAGACCCACGACCCCATCGACCTGCAGGCAAAGGAGCTAAA agaGACCAACTCCATGGTGGAGGAGTTCATGTTGCTAGCCAACATCTCCGTAGCGCAGAAAATCTATGAGGAGTTTCCAGAATGTGCTCTCCTCAGGAAGCACCccgctcctccaccctccagctaCGACATCCTCCACAGGGCCGCCAAGTccaag GAGCTGGAAATCCACACGGACACGGCCAAGGCCCTGGCCGACTCCCTGGACGCGGCCCAGGTGGCGGGCTTCCCCTACTTCAACACCCTGCTGAGGATCTTGGCCACGCGCTGCATGATGCAGGCCGTCTACTTCTGCTCGGGCCTGGACGGCGACTTCCACCACTACGGCCTGGCCTCGCCCATCTACACGCACTTCACCTCGCCTATCAGGAG ATACTCGGACATCATCGTGCATCGTCTGTTGGCGGTCGCCATCGGAGCAGACAGCACTTACCCAGATCTGATGGATAAGCACAAGCAGTCTGGCCTGTGCAACAACCTCAACTACCGCCACAAGATGGCGCAGTACGCCCAGAGGGCCTCGGTGGCAttccacacacag CTGTTTTTCAGGAACCGAGGCATCCTGAACGAGGAGGGCTTCATCCTCTTTGTGAGAAAGAAcgccatcatcatcctcatccccaAGTTTGGTCTGGAGGGCACGGTGTTCTTCGAGAACAAGGACAAGCCTGGCCCCAAGCTGAGCTTCCAAGAGGAG ggtcctACTCTGAAGGTGGAGGATCACACCTTCAACATGTTTGACAAGGTGAAGGTGACCATCAGTCTGGATTCCTCCAACATCCAGCACCAGAAGATCCGGATGTCCCTGATTGAGCCGATG ATCCCTGGCGTGAGTGTTCCAGCACCTGAAGTGGAACCCGACGCCAAGAAGGCCAAATTAGACCGCTGA
- the LOC124474668 gene encoding polyadenylate-binding protein 1-B-like produces MQTQTRAQVQVQALIGMQQPAVYVWGMEPLTAYTLASTPLYYQKPMPGECLISLIHKVQPCLADKLTGMFLEMDNDEVIYMLGVSTGSAFQDQSGNGCPPCLPVECGQGYVPAKLPDTFQLHHPAPE; encoded by the exons ATGCAGACCCAAACCAGAGCTCAAGTCCAGGTTCAGGCCCTGATTGGAATGCAGCAG CCTGCTGTTTATGTGTGGGGCATGGAACCTCTGACAGCCTACACACTGGCCTCCACTCCGCTGTATTACCAGAAGCCTATGCCGGGGGAGTGTCTCATCTCCCTCATCCACAAGGTTCAACCATGCCTAGCTGACAAGCTCACCGGTATGTTCCTTGAGATGGACAATGATGAGGTGATCTACATGCTGGGGGTCTCCACAGGCTCTGCATTCCAAGATCAGTCGGGTAATGGCTGCCCTCCGTGCCTCCCAGTTGAATGTGGCCAAGGCTATGTCCCAGCTAAACTTCCAGACACCTTTCAGCTTCACCACCCTGCTCCAGAGTAA
- the LOC124474667 gene encoding caspase recruitment domain-containing protein 17-like: protein MDWNYGPNYHPTFQVFLPPVTQEAELSLLERRLEGVEVWSGLVPLTGAAVTGATTSEGPSERAQSERAEQQLKAVRSEFVKRVSVPVLNSLLDELRQHGVITQEEEESVKAIAERAERGRHVIDAVLNKGAQACHMMTVFLLEQDSLLSTTLGLR from the exons ATGGACTGGAACTACGGACCCAACTACCACCCCACCTTCCAGGTGTTCCTGCCCCCCGTCACACAGGAGGCGGAGCTCAGCCTGttggagaggaggctggagggggtggaggtgtggtcaGGGCTGGTCCCACTGACAG GTGCTGCTGTCACCGGAGCGACGACGTCAGAGGGACCGTCTGAGCGCGCTCAGAGTGAACGTGCGGAGCAGCAGCTGAAGGCTGTGAGGTCAGAGTTTGTGAAGCGTGTGTCGGTCCCCGTGCTCAACAGCCTATTGGACGAGCTCCGTCAGCATGGAGTCATCacgcaggaagaggaggagtctgTCAAGGCCATCGCTGAGAGGGCGGAGAGAGGGCGCCACGTCATCGACGCCGTGCTGAACAAAGGAGCTCAAGCCTGCCACATGATGACAGTGTTCTTACTTGAGCAGGACTCCTTATTGAGCACAACGCTCGGTCTCAGATAG
- the LOC124475057 gene encoding LOW QUALITY PROTEIN: GTPase IMAP family member 8-like (The sequence of the model RefSeq protein was modified relative to this genomic sequence to represent the inferred CDS: deleted 1 base in 1 codon), giving the protein MEARGSSGNSIHLSEMRIMLLGWISAGKSSSGNTILGREEFDLRTAQCAKRLGEVAGRQVTVVDTPGWWRDLPAEHTTKLVKQEIVCSVSLCPPGPHALLLVIQGGGSFTEKHRLSVEKHLQLLSESVWSHTIVLFTHGDYLGNTTIEQYIQQEGKALQWLVEKCRNRYHVLNNMNRGDGSQVTELLDKIEEMVAGNRGRHYEIKRGILDKSRKWRTKEEKGKESQKVPKQREIHQTLRGDSVHLSELRIVLLGWIGAGKSSSGNTILGKEEFDLRTAQCVKKLGEGAGRQVTVVDTPGWRRDLPVEGTIKLVKEEIVRSVSLCPPGPHTFLLVIQMDVSFTEKYRESVEQHMKLLSERVWSHTIVLFTRGDNLGDTTIEQHIQQQGKALQWLVEKCGNRYHVLNNRNRGDGSQVTELLDKIEEMVAGNREGHFTIDRELLDKIEERRRAEKERAHERLVKVHKQRENLRSQMGHCLHLSELRIVLLGYRYAGKSSSGNTILGREEFNQMTISQSVKKEGEVAGRQVSVVETPGWLRNCLLKNTTGLVKEEIVRSVSLCPPGPHALLLVVQGLTSFTKEEANSIEQHLQLLSERVWGHTIVLFTLGDYLGVTTIEQHIETEGKALQRLVEKCGNRYHVLNNKNRGDGSQVTELLDKIEEMVSGNRGRHYEIDRELLAKIKKIELWRRTEEEQAKDRRMKVQKQREIHQTFIGDSLHLAELRIMLLGWRGAGKSTSGNTILGREEFDLRTAAQCVKRQGEVAGRQVTVIDTPGWWRDFPVEGTIKLVKEEIVRSVSLCPPGPHALLLVMMGVVSFTEENAKSVEQHMELLGERVWSHTIVLFTRGDRLGDTTIEQHIQQEGKALQWVVEKCGNRFHVFNNEDSGDGSQVTELLDKIEEMVAVNSGDVFCLEGIRDEDQSSEWKIPFRPEKGIRSIDALRSLRGASRTETTNNSENMSDWGSEAGSQPDGVGDDGSDCQSLRSSAHDSAYGSDTSCPSRHLTSVLGSSRSRTGVRKPLLAGATLSSTPEELTPTVVTPETAVELTETSYT; this is encoded by the exons ATGGAAGCCCGTGGCAGTTCAG GTAACTCAATCCATCTCTCAGAGATGAGGATTATGCTGCTGGGGTGGATAAGTGCAGGGAAGAGTTCATCAGGAAACACCATCCTGGGTAGAGAGGAGTTTGACCTGAGGACAGCTCAGTGTGCGAAGAGACTGGGAGAGGTAGCAGGGAGACAGGTCACTGTGGTCGACACTCCAGGATGGTGGAGGGATCTCCCTGCAGAGCACACAACTAAGCTGGTTAAACAGGAGATAGTatgcagtgtgtctctgtgtcccccaGGACCCCACGCCCTCCTCCTGGTCATACAAGGAGGGGGTTCATTCACTGAGAAACACAGATTATCAGTAGAGAAGCACCTGCAGCTTCTCAGTGAGAGCGTCTGGAGTCACACTATAGTGTTGTTCACTCATGGGGACTATCTGGGAAACACAACCATTGAGCAGTACATTCAACAGGAGGGGAAGGCCCTCCAGTGGCTTGTTGAGAAATGTAGGaacaggtatcatgtcctcaacaATATGAACAGGGGCGATGGCTCTCAGGTCACAGAACTGCTGGACAAGATAGAGGAGATGGTCGCAGGAAACAGAGGAAGACATTATGAGATCAAGAGAGGAATACTGGACAAGTCAAGAAAGTGGAGAACAAaagaagagaaaggaaaagaaagtcAGAAGGTTCCAAAACAAAGAGAGATCCATCAAACATTAAGAG GtgactctgtccatctctcagaGCTGAGGATTGTGCTTCTGGGGTGGATAGGTGCAGGGAAGAGTTCATCAGGAAACACCATCCTGGGTAAAGAGGAGTTTGACCTGAGGACAGCGCAGTGTGTGAAGAAactgggagagggagcagggagacaggtcaCTGTGGTTGACACTCCAGGATGGCGGAGGGATCTCCCTGTAGAGGGCACTATTAAGCTGGTTAAAGAAGAGATTGTacgcagtgtgtctctgtgtcccccaGGACCTCACACTTTCCTCCTGGTCATACAGATGGATGTTTCATTCACTGAGAAATACAGAGAATCTGTAGAGCAACACATGAAGCTTCTcagtgagagagtctggagtcACACTATAGTGCTGTTCACCCGTGGGGACAATCTGGGAGACACAACTATTGAGCAGCACATTCAACAACAAGGGAAGGCCCTCCAGTGGCTTGTTGAGAAATGTGGGaacaggtatcatgtcctcaacaATAGGAACAGGGGTGATGGCTCTCAGGTCACAGAGCTGCTGGACAAGATAGAGGAGATGGTGGCAGGAAACAGAGAAGGACACTTTACGATAGACAGAGAGCTGCTGGACaagatagaggagagaaggagggcagagaaagagagagcacacgagaggctggtgaaagtgcataaacagagagagaatctCAGATCACAAATGG GTCActgcctccatctctcagaGCTGAGGATTGTGCTGCTGGGATACCGTTACGCAGGGAAGAGTTCATCAGGAAACACCATCCTGGGCAGGGAAGAGTTTAATCAGATGACAATATCTCAGAGTgtgaagaaagagggggaagtAGCAGGGAGACAGGTCAGTGTGGTCGAGACACCAGGCTGGTTGAGGAATTGCCTTTTAAAGAACACTACTGGGCTGGTTAAAGAAGAGATAGTacgcagtgtgtctctgtgtcccccaGGACCCCACGCCCTCCTCCTGGTCGTACAGGGATTGACTTCATTCACTAAGGAGGAGGCAAATTCTATAGAGCAACACTTGCAGCTTCTCAGTGAGAGAGTCTGGGGTCACACTATTGTGCTGTTCACC TTGGGGGACTATCTGGGAGTTACAACCATTGAGCAGCACATTGAGACAGAAGGAAAAGCCCTCCAACGGCTTGTTGAGAAATGTGGGaacaggtatcatgtcctcaacaATAAGAACAGGGGTGATGGCTCTCAGGTCACAGAGCTGCTGGACAAGATAGAGGAGATGGTGTCAGGAAACAGAGGAAGACATTatgagatagacagagagctGCTGGCAAAGATTAAAAAGATAGAACTGTGGAGGAGAACTGAAGAAGAGCAAGCTAAAGACAGAAGGATGAAGGtgcaaaaacagagagagatccaCCAAACATTTATAG GTGACTCCCTCCATCTGGCAGAGCTGAGGATTATGCTTTTGGGGTGGAGAGGTGCAGGGAAGAGTACATCAGGAAACACCatcctgggcagagaggagtttgacctgaggacagctgctcagtgtgtgaagagacagggagaagtagCAGGGAGGCAGGTTACTGTCATCGACACTCCAGGGTGGTGGCGTGATTTCCCTGTAGAGGGCACTATTAAGCTGGTTAAAGAAGAGATAGTacgcagtgtgtctctgtgtcccccaGGACCCCACGCCCTCCTCCTGGTCATGATGGGGGTGGTTTCATTCACAGAGGAAAACGCTAAATCTGTAGAGCAACACATGGAGCTTCTCGgtgagagagtctggagtcACACTATAGTGCTGTTCACCCGTGGGGACCGTCTGGGAGACACGACCATTGAGCAGCACATTCAACAAGAGGGGAAAGCTCTCCAGTGGGTTGTTGAGAAATGTGGGAACAGGTTTCATGTCTTTAACAATGAGGACAGTGGTGATGGCTCTCAGGTCACAGAGCTGCTGGACAAGATAGAGGAGATGGTGGCAGTGAACAGTGGAGATGTGTTCTGCCTGGAGGGCATCAGAGATGAAGACCAGAGTTCTGAGTGGAAGATACCATTTCGGCCTGAGAAGGGGATTAGGAGCATAGATGCTCTTCGTTCCT TGCGTGGGGCCAGCAGAACAGAAACCACCAACAACTCTGAAAACATGTCTGACTGGGGCTCAGAGGCTGGATCACAACCTGATG GGGTTGGCGATGACGGATCTGATTGCCAATCTCTGAGAAGCTCTGCACATGACTCCGCCTACGGCTCTGACACTTCCTGTCCGTCACGTCACCTGACCTCAGTGCTGGGATCATCCAGATCTAGGACTGGTGTGAG GAAGCCCCTGCTGGCTGGAGCCACTCTGAGTTCTACACCAGAGGAACTT ACTCCGACTGTAGTGACTCCAGAAACTGCAGTAGAACTCACAGAAACCTCATATACGTGA